In Paenibacillus guangzhouensis, a single window of DNA contains:
- a CDS encoding transcriptional regulator, translated as MSKFNQAFDTWLHTAITQEQNHRRREILEKGLGHGTMDFLRAIWFPAVRHFDDLHPEWEVRDFHNGYRYLDLAYMPGGDVKGGIEIQGYGPHARDLDVRRFKDLCWRHCLLALDDWLFLPVAYLSITDEPKRCQQLVLSFIGKFVAIDAPAHLNWLEAETIRFARRHLRPFTPSELASHLRVSDHHARRILHKMVELRLLYVASGNQRYRTFGLRTT; from the coding sequence ATGTCCAAGTTCAACCAAGCATTTGACACGTGGTTGCATACAGCGATCACACAAGAACAGAACCATCGAAGGCGCGAAATTCTTGAGAAAGGACTCGGCCATGGTACGATGGATTTTCTACGAGCCATCTGGTTCCCCGCCGTACGGCACTTCGATGATCTGCATCCCGAATGGGAAGTTCGTGATTTTCATAATGGCTATCGGTATTTGGATCTAGCTTATATGCCTGGCGGCGATGTCAAAGGCGGCATCGAAATTCAGGGATACGGCCCCCATGCGAGGGATCTCGATGTTCGTCGGTTCAAGGACTTGTGCTGGCGCCATTGCCTGCTGGCACTCGACGACTGGCTCTTCCTGCCTGTTGCTTACCTTTCGATAACCGATGAACCTAAGCGCTGTCAGCAGCTCGTCCTGTCTTTTATCGGCAAATTTGTTGCAATCGATGCACCTGCTCACTTGAACTGGCTTGAAGCCGAGACGATTCGTTTCGCAAGGCGGCACCTCCGCCCATTCACACCATCGGAGTTGGCCAGTCATCTACGTGTGTCAGATCATCATGCGAGGCGGATCCTGCACAAGATGGTGGAACTGCGGCTGTTGTACGTGGCAAGTGGCAATCAGCGTTACCGGACGTTTGGCTTACGGACCACGTAA
- a CDS encoding DUF6199 family natural product biosynthesis protein, whose protein sequence is MIIIGIGLLNVLNPTFAWYMKEGWKVSGDSEPSDTYLALTRFGGVVAIIMGLFVMISGFGT, encoded by the coding sequence TTGATCATCATCGGTATTGGTCTGCTCAATGTCCTCAATCCCACCTTCGCCTGGTACATGAAGGAAGGCTGGAAGGTGAGCGGAGACTCTGAGCCGAGCGATACCTACCTCGCGCTAACCCGTTTTGGCGGCGTCGTCGCTATTATTATGGGGCTGTTCGTGATGATATCGGGCTTCGGCACGTAG
- a CDS encoding ABC transporter ATP-binding protein, producing MKNIWRGLEGSDRTIQKKTLRESVQDVSLRRVWRLFREYRALLGFIIVLALAGAVIGLGPPWVMKVIIDHAIPAGDRGQLLVMVALLIGLPVLSGVLGVWQNYMNFKVAQGIMRDLRQGLFSNLQRQSIGFFTNSRSGEVIQRVTEDVQAVQGVVTNLVVNTITQSVVVVTTTVILFVLDWRLALLSMIILPVSMIPVRKVSRLRKKMRQETQKVRAQMASQLGEVFGISGALLTRIYGREQSQAAQFQATNKQVMDMELKVNLMGRWFMMFVGVLGPIGTAIIYLYGGYAVIQGTMTVGAIVAFAAYLGRLYQPFGTLLNLHVEVVTALGVFGRIFEYMDMLPEMEDGPDAKALDAPAGRITFRDVKFGYAGGQRGPDLNPGEGHEAGLQEEELVLRGVSFEAKPTEVVAIVGPSGAGKSTLISLIARLYDPTAGSIEVDGMDLRDVKLAELRRHIGYVTQESFLFHATLRENLRFAREDATQEEIEEACRKAYIHDFIQSLPEGYDTMVGERGHRLSGGERQRISIARAILKNPTILLLDEATSHLDSESERYVQEALQELMKGRTTLVIAHRLSTILAAVQILVVQDGRIVERGRHSELLTQHGVYAMLYETQFAEV from the coding sequence ATGAAAAATATTTGGCGTGGTCTCGAAGGATCGGATCGGACGATTCAGAAGAAAACATTAAGAGAGAGCGTGCAAGACGTATCCCTTCGACGGGTATGGAGGCTGTTCCGAGAGTACCGTGCCTTACTCGGCTTTATTATCGTTCTTGCGCTTGCGGGTGCTGTGATTGGTCTCGGGCCTCCTTGGGTGATGAAGGTCATTATCGACCATGCGATCCCAGCTGGGGATCGTGGGCAGTTGCTCGTGATGGTTGCACTGTTGATCGGCTTGCCTGTCCTTAGCGGCGTTCTTGGGGTGTGGCAGAACTATATGAATTTTAAAGTCGCCCAAGGGATTATGCGTGATCTGCGGCAAGGGTTGTTCAGCAATTTACAGCGACAGTCAATTGGATTTTTTACGAATTCACGGTCTGGTGAGGTTATTCAGCGGGTGACCGAAGATGTGCAGGCGGTACAAGGCGTGGTAACAAATCTGGTCGTCAATACGATAACACAGAGCGTAGTCGTTGTAACAACAACGGTTATCCTGTTCGTGCTGGATTGGCGTTTGGCGCTGTTGTCGATGATTATCCTGCCAGTTTCAATGATTCCGGTGCGTAAGGTATCTCGTCTTCGTAAAAAAATGCGGCAGGAAACGCAAAAGGTGCGTGCACAGATGGCCTCCCAGCTTGGCGAGGTGTTCGGGATTTCGGGCGCGCTGTTGACTCGGATCTATGGGCGGGAACAAAGTCAGGCGGCACAATTCCAAGCGACGAATAAGCAAGTGATGGACATGGAGCTGAAGGTCAATCTGATGGGTCGTTGGTTCATGATGTTCGTCGGCGTGTTAGGACCGATTGGCACCGCGATTATTTATTTGTATGGAGGCTATGCGGTGATACAAGGCACGATGACGGTGGGGGCGATTGTTGCTTTTGCCGCCTATCTGGGACGGTTATATCAGCCGTTCGGAACCTTGTTGAACTTGCATGTGGAAGTTGTGACGGCGCTGGGCGTGTTCGGTCGAATCTTCGAATACATGGATATGTTGCCGGAGATGGAGGATGGACCGGATGCAAAGGCATTGGATGCGCCAGCAGGCCGGATTACCTTCCGAGACGTGAAGTTCGGTTATGCCGGCGGGCAACGAGGGCCTGATCTGAATCCAGGTGAGGGTCATGAAGCCGGACTGCAAGAGGAAGAATTGGTACTACGGGGGGTATCATTCGAGGCCAAGCCAACTGAAGTGGTTGCAATTGTTGGTCCGAGCGGCGCAGGGAAATCCACGTTGATCAGTCTTATTGCGCGGCTCTACGACCCAACGGCAGGAAGCATCGAGGTGGACGGCATGGATCTACGGGATGTGAAGCTCGCGGAGCTGCGCCGCCATATCGGCTATGTTACGCAGGAGTCGTTCTTGTTCCACGCGACATTGCGGGAGAATTTGCGGTTCGCACGTGAAGATGCGACGCAGGAAGAGATCGAAGAGGCTTGTCGTAAAGCCTATATTCATGATTTCATTCAATCGCTGCCGGAGGGGTATGACACGATGGTCGGAGAGCGCGGGCATCGCTTGTCCGGCGGCGAACGGCAGCGGATTTCCATTGCAAGGGCCATTCTGAAAAACCCAACCATCCTGCTGCTGGACGAAGCTACCTCGCATTTGGATTCCGAGTCGGAGCGCTATGTGCAGGAGGCCTTGCAAGAGCTGATGAAGGGCCGTACGACACTGGTTATCGCGCATCGACTGTCGACGATTCTAGCTGCGGTACAGATTCTAGTTGTGCAGGACGGCCGCATTGTGGAGCGGGGGCGCCATTCAGAGCTGCTAACCCAGCATGGTGTGTATGCGATGCTGTATGAGACGCAGTTTGCAGAAGTGTAG
- a CDS encoding stalk domain-containing protein, translating to MNKMSKMLLTTALFAAMLGTVPVAAKAPVSPTGVSATFNGKAIVFSEQPLLMNGRLLVPYRPIAEAIGAVVGYEAETRTVKVTEGSNIYLLPLESKTATLNGIPVALDEPAKVVNGVTMVPIRFVSENLGVDVKFDPAKKNVSLQSANTPSVRILGPTKDAMLYTDTVKVGVAVFNHALTDFRTHTEPHEGQGHVHIWLDTDASDPKAAYKMINAEPAVFDHVKPGKHTLTVQLVGNNHQPIKPEVKQVITFTTKAASDQPTVADKAESAKKYAVSISEFAFKPDQLTIEAGASVTFTNQDDVEHTVTAKDGSFTSEPLGKNDTFTKTFPEAGEYEIYCKPHNFMVGKIIVK from the coding sequence ATGAATAAGATGAGTAAAATGCTTCTAACGACTGCATTATTCGCAGCCATGCTCGGAACGGTGCCGGTTGCGGCGAAGGCGCCAGTATCGCCAACGGGTGTGTCTGCGACATTCAACGGCAAGGCGATTGTCTTCAGTGAGCAGCCGTTGCTGATGAATGGGCGACTCCTGGTACCTTATAGACCCATAGCAGAAGCCATCGGTGCTGTCGTTGGTTATGAAGCCGAGACCAGAACGGTTAAGGTCACCGAAGGATCTAACATCTACCTGCTCCCGTTAGAGTCGAAGACAGCAACCTTAAATGGTATTCCTGTAGCATTAGATGAACCGGCGAAGGTCGTAAATGGCGTTACCATGGTTCCGATCCGATTCGTATCGGAGAATTTAGGGGTGGATGTGAAGTTTGACCCTGCGAAAAAAAACGTTTCGTTACAATCGGCGAATACGCCTTCCGTAAGAATTCTAGGCCCTACGAAAGATGCAATGTTGTATACCGACACGGTAAAAGTGGGGGTTGCTGTGTTTAACCATGCGCTCACAGATTTCCGGACGCATACGGAACCGCATGAAGGCCAGGGGCATGTACATATTTGGCTGGATACCGACGCAAGCGACCCCAAAGCGGCCTATAAAATGATTAACGCTGAACCCGCCGTCTTCGATCATGTTAAACCAGGCAAGCACACTTTAACGGTCCAACTAGTAGGGAATAATCACCAACCGATTAAGCCGGAAGTGAAGCAAGTGATCACGTTTACGACAAAGGCAGCGTCTGATCAGCCGACTGTAGCAGATAAGGCGGAATCCGCCAAGAAATATGCGGTCAGTATTTCTGAATTCGCCTTTAAACCCGATCAGCTGACGATCGAAGCAGGCGCATCAGTTACATTTACCAACCAGGATGATGTGGAGCATACAGTAACTGCTAAGGACGGTTCCTTTACCAGTGAGCCCCTCGGGAAGAATGATACGTTCACCAAGACCTTCCCTGAAGCTGGGGAGTACGAGATCTACTGTAAACCGCATAATTTTATGGTAGGGAAAATCATCGTTAAATAG
- a CDS encoding anti-sigma factor: protein METSNCHGTDQLMEYMLGEINEEDRRRIEHHIGSCKACRRELEEMREAWHAIPYALEEIEAPADLKAEVMDSIFKVEQPVVKKKWTMNTGWIAASVLLLLLIGVSWNNNHLRDRLQAMETGASLPTQVLQIFTLNATDSSSDAAKGSAWLMQQGDAKKLVFSVQGLSQAKGQEAYQVWLIHNGARRSAGVFLVDEQGNGVLTYDMKEQQVPFEAIGITLEPDAVGEQPRGKKVLGT, encoded by the coding sequence ATGGAGACCTCGAACTGTCACGGCACAGATCAACTCATGGAATATATGCTCGGTGAAATCAATGAAGAGGATCGGAGACGTATTGAACATCATATCGGAAGTTGCAAGGCCTGCAGGAGGGAACTCGAAGAGATGCGGGAGGCGTGGCATGCAATCCCATATGCATTAGAAGAAATCGAGGCGCCAGCGGATTTGAAAGCAGAGGTCATGGATTCTATTTTTAAGGTAGAGCAGCCTGTGGTGAAGAAAAAATGGACTATGAATACAGGATGGATCGCAGCATCGGTTCTTTTGCTTCTCTTGATTGGGGTTTCTTGGAATAATAACCACTTACGGGATCGGCTTCAAGCGATGGAGACTGGTGCGAGCCTGCCGACGCAAGTCCTGCAAATCTTTACATTGAACGCGACGGACTCGAGTAGCGATGCAGCTAAAGGCAGTGCATGGCTAATGCAGCAAGGCGATGCGAAGAAGCTCGTATTTAGCGTGCAAGGATTATCGCAGGCGAAGGGACAGGAAGCCTATCAGGTGTGGCTGATCCACAATGGAGCGCGAAGAAGCGCAGGGGTGTTTCTTGTCGATGAGCAAGGGAATGGCGTGCTTACGTATGATATGAAGGAGCAACAAGTTCCTTTTGAAGCCATTGGTATTACGCTCGAGCCTGATGCGGTCGGGGAGCAGCCTCGCGGTAAGAAAGTGCTGGGTACGTGA
- a CDS encoding RNA polymerase sigma factor, with translation MKNKTDLELMQLVMIKHRPALEELYDRYVKLVYSFAMKSTKDEQQARIIVQSVFTRLWTTRTGYDPSKGEYINWLITVTRNITIDHIRKQRREQTAVTMEPEIWEIMPDRTENTPEHIVSQKLIREQVKRSYQHLSKSQVELIQCLYWEGYSLREIAQMRNEPVGTVKSRLHQTLKILRNHLMQEKEET, from the coding sequence GTGAAGAATAAGACAGATCTTGAACTCATGCAGCTTGTGATGATCAAGCATCGTCCGGCTTTGGAAGAGTTATATGATCGATATGTGAAGCTCGTGTACTCTTTTGCCATGAAGTCAACGAAAGATGAGCAGCAGGCGAGAATCATTGTGCAGTCTGTGTTCACGCGCTTGTGGACGACCCGGACGGGTTATGATCCGAGTAAGGGTGAATATATCAATTGGTTGATTACGGTGACACGGAATATTACGATTGACCATATCCGTAAGCAGAGGAGAGAACAGACAGCAGTTACGATGGAGCCGGAGATCTGGGAGATCATGCCCGACCGGACAGAGAACACACCGGAGCACATCGTATCTCAGAAGCTGATTCGGGAGCAAGTGAAGCGATCTTATCAGCATTTATCCAAGAGCCAAGTTGAACTTATACAGTGCTTATACTGGGAAGGCTACTCGCTTCGTGAAATCGCACAAATGCGTAATGAGCCCGTAGGTACGGTGAAAAGCCGACTTCACCAAACGTTGAAAATATTAAGAAATCACTTGATGCAGGAAAAGGAGGAGACATAA
- a CDS encoding amino acid permease, whose amino-acid sequence MSKSTSQAAPELQRSLKARHLTMIALGGSIGTGLFLASGGAIATAGPGGALLAYAAVGIMVYFLMTSLGELATYMPESGSFSTYAGRFVDPSLGFALGWNFWYNWAITIAAELAAATLIIKYWFPNSSSFIWSLLFLAIIFLLNALSVKGYGESEYWFALIKIAVVIVFLVVGVLMIFGIMGGKSPGFSNFTMDGGPFHGGFLTILGVFMAAGFSFQGTELIGVAAGESENPRENVPRAIRQIFWRILIFYILAIFVIAMLIPYTNPNLVRGGLEDIAISPFTIIFENAGLAFAAAVMNAVILTSVLSAGNSGMYASTRVLWVLAKEGKAPKFLGKLNRNGVPINALIVTAAVGMLAFLASFFGDGVVYTWLLNASGMSGFIAWIGIAISHYRFRRAFTAQGRSLDELPYRAKWFPFGPIFAFIICMIVILGQNYQAFLGETIDWNGVLISYIGLPLFLIVWLGYKFVKKTKVIPLHECQLDPPAK is encoded by the coding sequence ATGTCTAAATCCACATCCCAAGCTGCTCCGGAGCTGCAACGCTCCCTCAAAGCTCGCCATCTCACGATGATCGCGCTGGGCGGATCCATTGGAACCGGCTTGTTCCTCGCTTCCGGCGGCGCGATTGCTACCGCAGGACCAGGCGGCGCCTTGCTCGCGTATGCCGCTGTCGGCATCATGGTATACTTCCTCATGACAAGTCTCGGGGAACTCGCCACGTATATGCCGGAATCCGGCTCATTCAGCACCTATGCCGGCCGGTTCGTCGATCCGTCCCTCGGCTTCGCACTCGGCTGGAACTTCTGGTACAACTGGGCGATTACGATCGCCGCAGAACTTGCGGCTGCCACGTTGATTATTAAATACTGGTTCCCGAACAGCTCCTCCTTCATCTGGAGTCTTCTGTTCCTTGCCATCATTTTCTTATTAAATGCGCTATCCGTTAAGGGCTACGGGGAATCTGAATATTGGTTCGCATTGATCAAAATTGCGGTCGTCATCGTCTTCCTCGTCGTCGGCGTCCTGATGATCTTCGGCATTATGGGAGGCAAGTCCCCAGGGTTCAGCAACTTTACGATGGACGGCGGTCCGTTCCATGGCGGGTTCCTGACGATCCTCGGCGTATTCATGGCTGCCGGTTTCTCCTTCCAGGGGACCGAACTCATTGGGGTAGCTGCCGGTGAGAGTGAAAATCCACGTGAAAATGTACCGCGCGCCATTCGTCAGATTTTCTGGCGTATCCTTATCTTCTATATTCTCGCGATCTTCGTCATTGCGATGTTAATCCCGTACACGAATCCGAACTTGGTGCGCGGCGGTCTTGAAGACATTGCGATTAGTCCGTTCACGATTATTTTCGAGAATGCGGGCCTTGCGTTTGCGGCAGCGGTCATGAACGCCGTTATTCTTACGTCGGTACTATCGGCAGGTAACTCAGGGATGTATGCATCCACGCGTGTCCTTTGGGTTCTCGCCAAAGAAGGCAAAGCACCGAAATTCCTCGGCAAGCTGAACCGTAACGGCGTACCGATCAACGCACTCATCGTCACGGCTGCCGTCGGGATGCTCGCCTTTCTCGCATCCTTCTTCGGTGATGGTGTCGTATACACATGGCTGCTCAATGCCTCAGGGATGTCTGGGTTCATCGCTTGGATCGGAATTGCGATTAGTCATTATCGCTTCCGTCGGGCCTTCACCGCACAAGGCCGCAGCCTGGATGAGCTGCCGTATCGCGCTAAATGGTTCCCATTCGGTCCGATTTTCGCCTTCATCATCTGTATGATCGTTATTCTCGGCCAGAATTATCAAGCATTCCTTGGGGAGACGATCGACTGGAATGGTGTGTTAATCTCCTACATTGGATTGCCGCTCTTCCTCATCGTCTGGCTCGGGTACAAATTCGTGAAGAAGACAAAAGTCATTCCACTGCACGAATGTCAGCTGGACCCGCCAGCTAAATAA